A genomic stretch from Mya arenaria isolate MELC-2E11 chromosome 10, ASM2691426v1 includes:
- the LOC128204336 gene encoding uncharacterized protein LOC128204336: MEFQSPFVNRCWHGPIIPDSETFTVAKAQQFVAHGCADKTGEMLKPLDAAFLSNGPLEILSPALRLDNLFKTRPGYTEIMCEVYMCREDQVCISECPYRKYDHFKMAKDALQVNVTALLFVEKGVVTSKPAAKDEKEVDNGIIFGKGDKKEDNTSNSDGQKSFLEKNQPYFLLACLGMVTLILMCIAAVGYKYISSLNNAKTTKKKQRARDHQEGCQDDVTKHVITPPPCYERAHVWTTPDSRKSNAYFVDEEDRRLIPSLSEVHSPRRQIEYHHDAIRSPRRDELYPEMRELRRSPPRHHDDSGRRLVEQGTNEILGAALSEYFEHRGVHVRK, encoded by the exons ATGG AGTTCCAGTCTCCTTTCGTTAACCGCTGTTGGCACGGACCGATCATCCCGGACTCGGAAACCTTCACTGTCGCCAAGGCGCAGCAGTTTGTAGCCCATGG ATGTGCAGATAAAACGGGAGAAATGCTTAAACCTCTGGACGCCGCCTTCCTGTCAAATGGACCTCTTGAGATCCTCTCGCCTGCCCTCAGACTTGATAACTTGTTTAAGACCCGGCCGGGGTACACTGAAATCATGTGCGAGGTTTATATGTGTAGAGAGGATCAAGTGTGCATTTCG GAATGCCCCTATCGCAAATATGATCACTTCAAGATGGCGAAGGATGCTTTACAAGTAAACGTCACTGCACTGTTGTTTGTGGAGAAAGGTGTTGTGACGTCAAAACCAGCCGCCAAAGACGAAAAAGAAGTTGACAATGGGATCATTTTCGGGAAAG GTGATAAAAAAGAAGACAATACAAGCAACTCAGATGGACAGAAGTCGTTCCTAGAGAAGAACCAGCCATACTTCCTGTTAGCCTGCTTGGGCATGGTCACTCTTATCCTGATGTGCATCGCTGCTGTCGGCTACAAGTACATCTCCTCACTGAATAACGCCAAGACAACAA aaaagaAACAGCGCGCACGGGATCATCAGGAAGGTTGCCAAGATGACGTCACCAAACACGTCATCACCCCGCCGCCGTGTTACGAAAGAGCACACGTATGGACCACTCCAGACTCAC GCAAGTCAAATGCGTACTTCGTAGATGAAGAAGACCGGCGCTTGATTCCCTCCCTCTCCGAG GTTCATTCACCAAGGCGGCAAATTGAATATCACCATGACGCCATCCGATCTCCGAGACGTGACGAGCTTTACCCGGAAATGAGGGAGTTACGCAGGTCCCCACCTCGTCACCATGATGACTCGGGCAGACGTCTAGTCGAGCAGGGAACCAACGAGATTCTGGGAGCAGCTCTTTCAGAATATTTCGAGCACCGAGGAGTGCATGTTCGGAAATGA